A segment of the Cervus elaphus chromosome 24, mCerEla1.1, whole genome shotgun sequence genome:
TGAGTCTTGCTCTCAAGTTCTCCAAACGCATGCTGACCACCACCTTTATTCCACGTGTCCTTTTCTGTCTGTGCTTGGGACTCCTGGCTGactgcccttttctccttcaccAGCAGCCAGCATTCGCTCTGCCATTTCAGCTCCTGCTCCAGCACCAGCTGCCAAGTGGAACACATCACTCTAATTCCCCTGCTCTCCACCCCTCCAGACAAGCACCCCAGCCCTCACATTCCTGAGGGATTTTCTGTTAATACTCAGGGAAAGGCTGAGCAGATGTGCACATCACAACAGCCAGATGAAGCtgggggacacgactgagcccccTCTAGCTAGGATACCAGCCCCCCTGGGGGCTGGCAGGGAGAGAGGCCAGCTTCCATATCCAACTGGGCACATGAAAAGGACCTCACAACATGGGGGCCACCAGAGGGCAGGCTACACCTGCTGGACCACTGGCCCAGTAGTGGGCCTTATTCTTGGGAGTGAAgtctggagtggggttgccatttcctggagAAGTATTTCCagtatcccactccagtatttcttgcctgggaaatcccatggacagaggagcctggtgggctacagtccacggggttgcaaagagttgaacacaactaagtgactaaccaTACACATGCGcgcacatacacacgcacacacacactcttgggAGTGAAATATCTCTAGGTGGGAAGGATCCTGTGTACAGATCCCACCTGGGTACAGATGGAAGGCATCCCTGGGgacaagggcagaaggagaagatggtTGAGAGGCCCCAGCTGGCAGCAGACACAGGCATTTAGTTGAGGGACCCATGTGtgatggggaggaagaggggtTCTTGAAAAGCAAGAATCAGGATGTGGGAAAGCATGGGTATTAAGGGTAAAAAATTGAACTGCTGAGGAGCCCTTAAGAATGGTATCCTGGGGCAAACTGAGTGAGGAATAGACAGGGTGTCTTGGGGCATAAGAAAGCCTGGGGGCTCCCCAGTTCCTTGATCCTCCAGGTgattggggcggggggagggaggggcaggcagcAAGAGCTCACATCCTCCCCCTAGGGACCTCCAGCTCCTACATTCAGGGGATCTGCCCCAGACCAGTCTAGCCCCTGCATGTACTGTGGTTTAGTTCTGTGAGCCAATAGAGTCCCCCTCCCATTGTTGTTTAAGCTGGCTTGAGTTGTTTTTCACTTCAACCTACAGATCCAAACTAGTTTCTTAAATGATGCCTCTGCCTTGCTCAACAAGTATCAATGGCTTCAGATCACACGCAGGTTAAAGCCCAAACTCAACCTGGCCTTCAAGACCATAATCTCTTCCTTCATCATTATGTCCTCCTGGTCCTCATATGCAGCCTTCTCTGTGGACACTATGGATAGAAAAGTCCTGTCGCCCAGAATCTGAAGGCTTCAAAAATGACGTTGTTAGCATCATCTCCTCTGaggagaccccctggactgccaTTCCCTGGTTAGTCCTCTACCTCTTCTGTTAGGCTGCAAGCTCCTTGAGGATGCTTTGTCTACTGCATTTGGCCCAAGCCTGGCTCACTCAGGGCACCCAGTATACACCTGGAGGATATATGAAAGGACCTCTGTGGGTGTAGCTTGTCCTAAGTTAGAGCAGGCCTTTGGGGAACTGACTTCAAACTCTGAGCCTGGTTCACAGTATGAGAGAAGGAATGGAGCCTGGATAAACCTCATTCAGTCCCAAGGTGACCCCAAGAGAGAGATCGTTGGTGGGCCCAGGTTCATATCCACTTGACTGACCATCAGGAATCTTTGCCCAGATCCCACTTCCACTTCTTTCCCAACAGAAGACTTGGCGCCCTCAGGCTCTGCTCCTAAAAGGAACCAGGAAGACAGAGCCAGAAGCAGAAAAGCTagaatcagagaaagacagagacacagaaaaacaggTACAGAAGCTAAGTAACAGACAGACAAAATTTGAGACTGAGATGcccacagagaagagaaaaagcagaCCAATAACAGAGCCTGGGGGGCAAAGGTTCAAAACCACAAAGCAGAGTAGGGGCAGGCTGGGAATGGCAGGTCCAGAGCACACCGCCTTCCACTCCTTTCTGGATTCATGCAGCAATATCCGTGGGTTTCCCTGCCTCCTGTGCTGCCCCGACCCTGTTGGTCAATAGGAACTTTCTAAACACATATCCGAACATGTCATTCCCACAGTCCCCAGAGTAAAGCACAGGTGCCTCTCCTGCGTTATAAGACTCTGCTTTATGCATCACCAGAGCTGAAAACTCCAGCCACTGCAGACTTTTCCCAACAGGTGCTCTCCGCCACCTCTAAGCCTGGAAGCGTGCTGCTGTTCTCTCTACTGTGGACACTCCTTCTGTACCCTTCCCCAGTCCCCCTGTCTTCAAATCACCACCTCACGTTGATCTCAACACCCACTGTTCCTTTGACAAGGGCAGCCTCAGAGCAGTGTCACCCCATCCCCCAACTCCTGGTCCAATTGTCCCCTCCCACGCTGGGGCTCTCCCCGGGAATCTCCAAGAGACTCCAGGCCAGGCTGCCCCCACCAACACTCCCACCTGCCCTCCTGCTCTTTGCATGCAGCTCAGGGCCAAGGCTCACCAGGCCCAGTCTCCTGCCCATTCCCCCAAAACCTTGGTATCTATCTCTGCCCCTCAGTCTGTGCAACTCTTTCTTTTTAGGGCCATGGTGGTCCTTCCTACATTTTCTATTTGTCTCTCAAAAAATCTTATCCACcaattttttctgtttaaagaatTCTATTTAAATCAAgtgaattgaaagaaaaatattaaatagtgcAAGGACACTGCATGAGAGGAGTTTGGAAAATGTGACTGACCCAAGATTCGGGTGCACTGTCCTCTTAGAGCCCTTTTACTGTTTCTTTACTGCCTTCCTCTCTGGGGCTGGATGTGCTTTGCCTCCGATGACTGACACCTGTCCTTGGGTCACTGGGGCTGCTCTCTCCCATTCCTGGAGAGCCCAAAGTGCTGGGGGCTTAAGGCCCCCAGGACAGCTGCTAACTAGTACTGATGTGTGAGTATCATAATCCAGCTCCCCAACCGTCGTTTTGTGTTACTCTGAGATCTTGTGTCTAGAACAGAACCTAGCAGCACATAgtgggtactcaataaatattgaatgaacaaatgatgcCAAGTGTATCAATCTTATCCTTTGTCATTTCTGgagtttttgtttctcttaggTCTTTACCatccaagattttttaaaaacccattatTTGTTCTGGTATATTTACATAtgaattttctatatttaattcAGAGATCAATCTTGGTATCTTATTAGGTACCAAAGTCAATATGTAGTTTCTCCTCGTGGCTTATCAGTTGTCCCAGTAGCAATTCTGAAATCTTTGCTTCATCTGAAAAACCAAGATATTATGTAAGACTCATTCAGTGAGGTATTATGCAATCATGTAGAATGGTAGTTATGATGATTATGTCACCAAATGGAAAAATGCTCACCTTATAATTTTAACCATGGTTTTTTTTATAGCTACATAAAAATTATGTCAACATATGGGCAAGGACAGGGAAAATAGGCTGACCTAAAGAGGATGATAGCGCTTTGGGTGAACTTGTCCTTTGATTTTTATTCatacatatgaaataaataacatattgAAACTTTAAATGAATAGAATATAGAGGAGAAGGAGTGAAAGCAAGTTATTTTCTTGCTTGAACCTGAGATAAAGAAGGTAAAGATCggttttttattctatttttcaggTGGTCTCAGGAAGCTGAGAAAGGTGGAGGATGCAGGTAAGGGAAAATTGTTATTGGAGGGTCCTGGGGAAAATCTATATGACAGGAAAGGCCAGACAGAAGATAATCTGTGTATAAAAATTACTTCCTTTGACCCTAAACTCCTGGACTCTGagctctttcccagcctcagctaAGCGAGCAGAATCTCTGACAGTCCCGCACCCAAAAGGAATCCAGAACTTACCTCACGTGAGTCCACATGCTCACATCACCTTGCCCTGGATAATGGGATGCTTCATTAACCAGGCAGTGGGATGTTGATCTGTGTTTACATACTAAGAACTGTAGAACTGTATCACTTGGCACAACTATCTCTGGAAGATCCCTCTCTGACCTCTTAGAatttaatggtttttaaaaattcaattcagagaacatgtgtgtgtgtgtgtattctgttCTTTTAAAGTTTCAGTTTGTTCTATTCCATAAGTATTACTAGAAATCAAAGGACAGGTCCACCCAAAGCCCTATCATCTTCCTTGggtcatatatatacacatatatatatatatgaatgcatgtatatgtatataaattattgaaatatagttgatttacaatgttgtgttagtacaTCAGGGTGATTCAgtcacacatatgtatatatactttttcatgttcttttccatatggtttattacaggatatggACTATAGTTTCTTGttctatacaataggaccttgttgtttatctgtcctatatgtaatagcttgcatctgctagtcccaaactcccagtccatccctcccctgcccgcactccctcttggcaaccacaaatctgttctctataaaTGTGGGTCTGTTTGTTTCATAGGTGAGTTCCTTTGTATCAtgttttaggttccacatgtaagtggtatcacatggtatttgtctttctctgtctgacttccttcacttagtatgacaatctctaggtccatccaagcagctgcaaatggcatttcattctttttatggctgtgtaatatttcattgtatatatatatatatagcacaccttctttatccattcatctgtctatgggcATTTAgatttgtttccatgtcttgactgttgtaaacagtgctgctgtgaacatagggggtGCAAGTTTTGTTGGAATATGGGCCCAGGGTTGGGACTTCTGGATcttatggcaactctattttgggggaggttgcaccaggtcttagttgcagcacgtgggatctttagttgtgatatgcgaactcttagttgcatcatgcagcatctccttcccagaccagggatcaaaagcaggcaccctgcattgagagtgtggagtcttagccactggaccaccagggaaatctcaagCCTGGTTTTTGTAGGGAAcctgcatactgttctccatagtggctctaccaatttacattaccaccaacagtgtaggagggttcccttttctgcacccAGAGAACATTTTCATTTGCCAGCCCCTGGGCCAGCGATAACCTCAGAACAAAGAGAAGAGCATTATAAGTGGGGACAAGGCAAGTTCTCAGTGACACGGGGCCCTAAGTTCTGCCCTTGGAAGGGTTAGGCCAGGCATGTGCTGGAGCCTGGGTTACTTACACTAAGGCTTGCCTTCCTATCCAGAAGGGCACTTTGCTTCAACCTTCATGGCTCAGCTGCCCCAGGCAATTCACTGCAGTCCCAAAGGAGCCGCCAGAAGAGCAGCTTACTCACACGTGAGCACACGAGGCAGCTGGCACCTCAGAAGCTCAAAACCCAGATGTAACTTGAGGTCCTGGATTTGGGGGCAAATTCATTGCCCCCCACTACCTTTTTAAGTAGCTCCCCTGAAATGCTTTCTCACCTGCCTCGGCTACAGGGCCCCTGTCCCAGGACTGTCTCCCACACTGGAACCCTATCTGGGCTCCACCTGATGAAGAGACCCGCTAGGTCAGCTGGCTGCCCTTTGCCAGAGGCACTTCGGGAAGTGTACTTGAAAACTTAGAGGAGGCTAGTTGCTTCCCCCGATGAACAGGCGACCTGCCTGCAACCAGCTCCGGGTTCCAGGGGTCGTGGAGTGAGAAAACGTCCTACCGGCCTGGCTTCCTCTAAGCCACGACGAGGATGGACGTGAAGTGCGCGCGCAGGGCGCTCCACGCCGCAGTTCGCccactcagccttgcccacctACGTCACGCTCCGAGGGCCCTCCCAGATCCTCCTGATTGGTGGAGAGCAAGCACGAGCGCTCCCGCCCCGCTCCCGGGCCCGCCCTCCTGCGGCACTGCCCCGCCCCCTGGCATACTGGTCTTCCAGCGCCGCTTCCAAGTTGCAAGGCGAAGGCGCGGGAGCGAGACGGCCCCCGGGTCCTCCAAGTGTGAGGGGGCACTTTGCCTTCATGCCAGCGCTCTGGCCCTCGCCCCAGGCCTGACAGTGGCTGCCTGCTCTTCAGAAGTACAGTCCCTGCTCAGCTCGGCAGCCACAGGCCCCTTCCTCTCCTCAGCCCTCCACTCGCTCCTCGGGCTGGGCCCCTTATTGCACAGCACCCGGAAATGCCCATTGCCCAGGTCCCGCTTGACGCCTAcactccccacccccgccgcGTGCCAGGAGGTTGGTCCCCGAAGACCCAGAGCCGAGCACGCGGGCCCTTGAGGCCGATGCTGAAGTGGGTTCCTCAGGCATCCCACGCCTGGAGCCTCCAGCCCTGTCCACGGACCCTTCCCCCACCCAACTCCTGCTCTCTCCCGACCCTTCGGAATTCCCCACACTCCGGGACCGTCACGCCCGCCCCGCGCACCCTGGTGTCCCTCCGAACCTTCCTCACACTCCCGAGCTCTCCCTCGCACCAGCGCCCCGAACCTCTCCGCGGGGCCGCCTCGGTATAAGGGACCACCCTTAGCAGCCTGTGTTCGCAAACCGCTGCCCTCCGCGCCATGCGTCCGACCCCTCGCTTCCCGTGCCGAGATGCTCCTCACCCAGCACCTCCCCCAAGACACCCTCACGGGACCCTCGTCCCCATCCCTCGCATCTACCTCctattcttccttcctcctcccggTAAACACCCCTCCAAGGGCCCTCCTCACTCTCCCATCCGTGCGATCTCTCCTCGGACCCCGGGGCCCTACCCGCACCCCCGCGGGCCTCTGCCTAGCCCCCGACACCCCTCAGCGCACTcatctgccagactcctcctcACGGCCTTCGCACCTCAGGCCGCTCACCCCACTCATCCTCCCAGGCCTTGTGACACCCCCACAGACCTCGGCCCTCACATCTACCGCCAGGACCCCTCTGGAAGCCCCTACACCCGAAGCCCTTCCCCCCGCCACCGTCTGCCCAAGAACCCCTCCCGCCCTCCACCCAGCGTTTCGGTCTCACCCCGCACCCCTCTCCCCCCGGGGCTGgccggcagcggcggcggcggaggccgGTCCCCCGGCCGGGACACACCCACCCGCCCGCCCTCCTGCTTTCCCTCGTTCCCTCCCtcattccctccctctctcccgcCCGCCCTCGCTCCTCGCTAGCTCCTTCCCCCTCGCCCGCTCCCGCTTCCCGCGGCGCCCGGCCTCCCGCTCCGCCTCCCCTCGCGCGGCTCTCCCGGGCGCGGCTCCGGGGTTCATGGTGACGAGGCGGCGGCCGCTCCAGCCcaaaggcggcggcggcggcgggagcggGGGCGCGAGCCCGGGCCGCCTCTCACAGAGCGCGGGGCCGGGCGGCGGGCGCGcccaggcggcggcggcgagcgCCCCCCCGGCCCGCGGCCCCGCGCGCCCCCCGCGCCGCGCGCCCGTGCGCCTGGCTGCCGGGGGGCCGGGCCGGCGGGCGGCCGCCGCGCCGCGCACCCATGGACGGCCCGGCCATCATCACCCAGGTGACCAACCCCAAGGAGGACGAGGGCCGGGCCCCGGGCGCCGGCGAGAAAGGTAAGGAGGGGCGCAGGCCGGGCGGGCCGGGCGCAGGCCGGGGGCGTGGGCACTCCCCGCGCGGCCGGAGTTGGCTGCCGGGCGCTGGcgcgggctgggggaggggtgcgTGGGTGCGGGGTGCGCAGCAGGGAGGCGAGCGGGCGGGAGGGGGAGTGTGCCCGCGCCGCTCCGGGCGCAGGAGGGGGCGTGCGCCTTTCCCCGGGTGGCGGCGATGTGGGGGTGACCCTGCGGGCCAGGAGTTTGTGTGTGCGCTCACGCCGACGGAGAAGTTGTGAGCCCGCGTGTGTTTCTGGCAGGTTGGAAGTGTGTGCGCCGTGTGTATGCAGGGAGCAGAGGTTGAAAGGCTGTGTGTGCACTTAACGGATAGGTTGTGAGTGTATGTGTCTATCGGATtgggtgtgtgtgcacttgtgtgtgtACACTTGCATGCTCTGGGTAGGCACAGGCCAACTGAGAGATGTTAAAGGTGCATGAGCACCGGTTTTCCTGACAGGCTGTGAGTGTGCACGTGTACCTTATGTAGAGGTTTGTGTGTACCTGACTAGGAGGTTgtggagttgtgtgtgtgtgcatgagccCGAGCCTGCAGAGTTTGTGTGTGTTATTCCCTACAGAGTTTGTGTGTGAGGCTGACCGTGTGTGAAGATGACTGTGTGCTTACAGCACTGAACTGGCATGTCGAGTATGTTGTGCCCGTGGACTGGCAggatgttatgtgtgtgtgtgtgtgtgtgtgtgtgtgtgtgtgcagttacACCTAGGAAGACTGAGTGTGTGCTGTGCCTGACCATGAGCCTGTGTGTGCAATGTGTGTGCCTGACAGGCCGTGTGCTTGGGTATGTTTAGTTGGTTGCacaagtggggtggggggagcgttGCCAAGCTAGCCCCCTGCTTGACTCTGCCGTCTCATTGGCACCTGTTGGGTGCATCTACAGGGTTTGGGGTCCCCTTTTAGGGCCCAGCTCTAACGGACCCTTGGAGGAGCCCTTGGGTGCCCAGTGTGTCCCTCCCAGGAGAGCTGGCACTGTGCTGAAGCACCTAGTTTGATTCCAGCACATTTTGGCCCCATCACCCACCCCTCATTGCTCTTTTCCTCTGTGTCCCTGCTCCTCTTGGAGACCTGTTGTCCCCCTCTCTCACGTGCCCGGGTTACAGTCCCTCTAGTAAGCTGGCCTGAGGTTTGGGCAGTTTTGAAGGGCCAAGGAATCTGGCTTGTTTTGTTCTGGTGACTAAATCTCCCTGCTGTGCGCCTGGCAAATGCATGCACGGAGGTCAGGAGCAGCCCACTGGGAtgcttccccctcccctctccaagCCTGGCCTTTGACTTTGGCAGAGAGTCAGATTTCTTAACATGTGTTACTAACCTTGCTGTGCCAGTTGGGTGAGGTGTGCGGCTCTGCTGAGGAgtggcgtgggggtggggggaaacacTCCATCACCTCTCCCCAAGCAGGAATCCCTGGGCAAGCCCACTGGGAAAACCAGAACCCACCAGTCACCCCTCGGATTGGCGATTTGTCAGCTCATTTGCACTTTCCATAGACCGTAAACACTGTGTGTCTGCagacttgttttcttttgtgtaaaattaaaaatcagactCCCCCCAGGCATTTCTCTGTGCCTTACAGATGGGCTAAAAAACGGGAGGAGGTTGCTCCAGATGAATCTCCATGTCTCTCTGGGGCCCAAGTGGGCAGCGCCTCGGTTGGTCTGACCTTCCTACTGCTGGGGCTGTCAGTCCTTGGGGCTCTGGCCTGCTGTCCCTGGGCTGGGCATGTCCCCTCGGGACAGTTTGGTTGGAGGCATCGAGGAGATTTGATGCCTCTGCTTCTCCTCCAGTGTGGACTGAGTGCTTTGTGTGATGTTGTGCCAGAGAGAGAATCCACGGCTCTTGTGAGGAGAGGTGTGGCAGAAAACGGGGAAATATTTGTCAGGACTTCAGCCTTCCTGCTGCTCCTCACCTAATTGCAGGAGCAGGCGCCTCCccaactttctcttttcctttagctCCTAAATCTTTAAAAGTGGAGACAGTTATCCAGAAATCTAACCAGGTACAAATATTCAAGGATAGTGCCTGTTCATTCAACTTGTTTACGTTTCTTTTCATGACAATCTTGTATTATCTTTAActgcttattttgtttgttttctagtgTCAGATTGGTTGGTTGATAACTGATGAGAGGAATTCCTTACCTGCCTCTCCAGGGTGGGGTTGGTGGCTGGCTAGTCAGTGCTTCTTGTTGAAGCATTAAAATCCTATTCAGTTTAGTTTCtcactttaaaacaaaataatttgagTTAACTATAGTGTGGCAATAAACTGTAGAACCAAGCTTTGGGATACCTTCCTCAGACTCATAAACCACTAAACATGTTTAGCAATGTTTCTTGCTTAAGCATGTTGATATATTTAGACAGGCACAATGGATTTTGTATCACTCAAGTTTTAGGTGAACTCTTAAtcgttttcattttaattatgtgGCCTGAAATGTAAGATTTTGTGATAGAAAAGAA
Coding sequences within it:
- the LOC122683258 gene encoding extensin-like, whose product is MRPTPRFPCRDAPHPAPPPRHPHGTLVPIPRIYLLFFLPPPGKHPSKGPPHSPIRAISPRTPGPYPHPRGPLPSPRHPSAHSSARLLLTAFAPQAAHPTHPPRPCDTPTDLGPHIYRQDPSGSPYTRSPSPRHRLPKNPSRPPPSVSVSPRTPLPPGLAGSGGGGGRSPGRDTPTRPPSCFPSFPPSFPPSLPPALAPR